A single genomic interval of Spirosoma taeanense harbors:
- a CDS encoding ABC transporter ATP-binding protein: protein MITLKNIEKVYRTSSIETLALTRLNLHIQAGEFISIMGPSGCGKSTLLNLMGLLDAPSQGQVEISGQAVTQYRDKELARLRNQRIGFIFQSFHLINDLSVLDNVEIPLLYRKGDATGASRRQLAGEALERVGLSNRMKHFPSQLSGGQKQRVAIARAIVGRPDIILADEPTGNLDSAMGTEIMNILQQLKADGSTIVMVTHDETMAKRTQRLVRLFDGAVVGDSVLGSEGKKVMMDDER from the coding sequence ATGATCACGCTTAAGAACATCGAAAAAGTTTACCGCACCAGCAGCATCGAAACGCTGGCGCTGACCCGCCTTAACCTGCATATCCAGGCAGGCGAGTTTATCTCCATCATGGGGCCAAGCGGCTGCGGCAAGTCCACACTGCTGAACCTGATGGGTCTGCTCGACGCACCCAGCCAGGGACAGGTCGAGATTAGTGGCCAGGCCGTTACGCAGTATCGCGACAAAGAGTTGGCCCGGCTCCGCAACCAGCGGATCGGGTTCATCTTTCAGAGCTTCCATCTGATCAATGATTTGTCGGTGCTCGATAATGTGGAGATTCCGCTGCTCTACCGGAAAGGTGACGCCACTGGAGCTTCGCGCCGACAACTGGCGGGTGAAGCCCTGGAACGGGTGGGACTCAGCAACCGCATGAAGCACTTCCCGAGCCAGTTGTCGGGTGGGCAGAAGCAGCGGGTGGCCATCGCCCGGGCCATCGTCGGTCGGCCCGACATTATCCTGGCCGATGAGCCGACGGGTAACCTCGACAGCGCAATGGGTACTGAGATCATGAACATTCTTCAACAGCTGAAGGCCGACGGCAGCACGATTGTGATGGTGACGCACGACGAAACAATGGCCAAAAGGACGCAACGACTGGTTCGGCTGTTCGACGGGGCGGTTGTGGGCGACAGTGTGCTGGGAAGCGAGGGTAAAAAAGTAATGATGG